Proteins from a single region of Verrucosispora sp. NA02020:
- a CDS encoding VanW family protein: MTLYGEKKPPADDRPTVEVTAVDWPNARSEPEASPAQPGTPGRPRRFRLLLASGVATAVLASVGAVTVWAYAGDVPRGTSVMGTELGGRSRTDAARELRAQLDRRAAELAAPIQVRIGERTAEINPAEVGLTVDVDATVAAAAATDAHAVDRLVGSRQVDPVVSVDVPKLEAELEKLVGDQGRKMTMPAITFTGTKPKVRHPKPSLAVDPEHSADVVKAGWLSGQPVTVPLVENHPATSAEEVDRLVRELAEPAVAAPVKLTTDRGSVNIPTSAIAKGLRFKADKSGKLTAGIDMKRLRAALGDRLNEVEVAPRDATMTISGGKPKVVEGRAGQQVDTSSLGDDLMAVLPRTEDRTISAKLTEKKPKLTAEKLGGLGIKEKVSSFTTHFTGGLSSARSQNIVTIAKKVDGTVVLPGETFSLNGHTGERGYAQGYRDAPVIMDGKLVPGVGGGTSQFTTTLFNATYYAGLEDVEHKPHSYYFSRYPSVIESTIFWPNLDFKFRNNTDHGVLIDTSYTGSSLTVSIWSTKIWDSVKTEYSPRRNITSSKTVYLEPGPTCIPASGSQGFTQDAFRVIKKDGKVVKREKFTWTYSAEPRFICAKEPGT, encoded by the coding sequence GTGACGTTGTACGGCGAGAAGAAGCCCCCCGCCGACGATCGGCCCACCGTGGAAGTGACCGCGGTCGACTGGCCGAACGCGCGGTCGGAGCCCGAGGCGAGCCCTGCCCAGCCGGGCACACCGGGCCGGCCGCGCCGGTTCCGCCTGCTCCTCGCCTCCGGGGTGGCCACCGCCGTGCTCGCCTCGGTGGGCGCGGTCACCGTCTGGGCGTACGCCGGTGACGTGCCTCGGGGCACCAGCGTGATGGGCACCGAGCTCGGTGGCCGGAGTCGGACCGACGCGGCCCGTGAACTGCGGGCGCAGCTAGACCGTCGCGCCGCCGAACTCGCCGCCCCGATCCAGGTACGCATCGGCGAACGGACCGCCGAGATCAACCCGGCCGAGGTGGGGCTCACCGTCGACGTGGACGCCACGGTGGCGGCTGCGGCGGCCACCGACGCACACGCGGTGGACCGGCTGGTCGGCTCACGGCAGGTCGACCCGGTGGTCTCCGTCGACGTGCCGAAGTTGGAAGCCGAGTTGGAGAAGCTCGTCGGCGACCAGGGCCGCAAGATGACCATGCCGGCGATCACGTTCACCGGCACGAAGCCGAAGGTGCGTCACCCCAAACCGAGCCTCGCGGTCGACCCGGAGCACTCCGCCGACGTGGTCAAGGCGGGCTGGTTGAGCGGTCAGCCGGTGACGGTGCCGTTGGTGGAGAACCACCCGGCCACCTCGGCCGAGGAGGTGGACCGCCTGGTACGCGAGCTGGCCGAGCCGGCGGTCGCCGCGCCGGTGAAGCTGACCACCGACCGTGGTTCGGTGAACATCCCGACGTCGGCCATCGCGAAGGGCCTCCGTTTCAAGGCCGACAAGAGCGGCAAGCTCACTGCCGGCATCGACATGAAGCGGCTGCGGGCGGCCCTGGGCGACCGGCTGAACGAGGTCGAGGTGGCACCCAGGGACGCCACGATGACCATCTCCGGCGGCAAGCCGAAGGTCGTCGAGGGACGCGCGGGCCAGCAGGTGGACACCAGCAGCCTCGGCGACGACCTGATGGCCGTCCTGCCCCGCACCGAGGACCGCACGATCTCGGCGAAGCTCACGGAGAAGAAGCCGAAGCTCACCGCGGAGAAACTGGGCGGCCTCGGCATCAAGGAGAAGGTCTCCTCCTTCACCACCCACTTCACCGGCGGCCTCTCCTCGGCACGCAGCCAGAACATCGTGACGATCGCCAAGAAGGTGGACGGCACCGTGGTGCTGCCGGGCGAGACGTTCTCGCTCAACGGGCACACCGGTGAGCGCGGGTACGCCCAGGGCTACCGCGACGCGCCGGTCATCATGGACGGCAAGCTGGTGCCGGGCGTCGGTGGTGGCACCTCGCAGTTCACCACCACGCTGTTCAACGCCACGTACTACGCCGGTCTCGAAGACGTCGAGCACAAGCCGCACTCGTACTACTTCAGTCGCTACCCCTCGGTCATCGAGTCGACCATCTTCTGGCCCAACCTCGACTTCAAGTTCCGCAACAACACCGATCACGGCGTTCTGATCGACACCTCGTACACGGGCAGTTCGCTCACCGTGTCGATCTGGAGCACGAAGATCTGGGACAGCGTCAAGACCGAGTACAGCCCGCGACGCAACATCACGTCGTCCAAGACCGTCTACCTGGAGCCGGGCCCGACCTGCATCCCCGCCAGCGGCAGCCAGGGCTTCACCCAGGACGCCTTCCGCGTCATCAAGAAGGACGGCAAGGTCGTCAAGCGGGAGAAGTTCACCTGGACGTACAGTGCCGAGCCGCGCTTCATCTGCGCCAAGGAGCCAGGCACCTGA
- a CDS encoding polysaccharide biosynthesis protein has product MTRTTGKDATTVRFGAAGAAVTVATLATNALAYVVPVLGARRLSAADLGALATVLALAAIAAVPGFGLQIAMAAHRARLGGGGEAGLALRTATYTAAATLAAAPVLSVVLRLPVTLSLLLAATTFATVLSGRWLGELQGDQRFLRLAAAMTVLAAGRYGGLVVGILAGRGPVVCLLLGTLTGLLAIPVLARLATPSLGVTPPSAPAGVTGSGRLGGRQVTTACVATLAMLTISYADLLLARQLLPAADSGAYAVGAVLTKGALWAPQVVTLLVLPRLARHDRRARVVALGLILACGAVLVTAAAIGGETAFQLAGGADYRHLAGLAPLFAATGALYAVVFMLVNDRVATVARWPALPLWVASAVLAVAATLIAPRTVTGVLSCALATAAGTALVMGWLVFRRGPLTRKGMGDHQE; this is encoded by the coding sequence GGTGCCGCCGTCACCGTCGCCACCCTGGCGACCAATGCGCTGGCGTACGTCGTACCCGTGCTGGGGGCACGCCGACTGAGCGCGGCCGATCTGGGCGCCCTGGCCACCGTGCTCGCGTTGGCGGCGATCGCCGCCGTTCCCGGTTTCGGTCTGCAGATCGCGATGGCGGCGCACCGGGCCCGCCTCGGCGGTGGTGGCGAGGCCGGGTTGGCTCTGCGTACCGCCACGTACACGGCGGCGGCCACGCTCGCTGCCGCACCCGTGCTCTCCGTGGTCCTGCGACTGCCGGTGACGCTGTCCCTGCTGCTCGCGGCGACCACGTTCGCCACCGTGCTCAGCGGCCGCTGGCTCGGCGAACTCCAGGGAGACCAGCGGTTCCTGCGGCTCGCCGCCGCGATGACCGTACTCGCCGCCGGCCGCTACGGCGGACTGGTCGTCGGCATCCTGGCAGGTCGGGGACCGGTGGTCTGCCTGCTGCTGGGTACGCTCACCGGCCTGCTCGCCATCCCGGTCCTGGCCCGCCTCGCCACACCGTCCCTCGGCGTGACGCCTCCGTCGGCTCCCGCAGGCGTCACCGGTTCCGGGAGACTCGGTGGACGCCAGGTGACGACCGCCTGCGTCGCGACGCTGGCGATGCTCACCATCTCGTACGCCGACCTTCTCCTCGCCCGCCAGCTGCTACCGGCGGCCGACTCCGGCGCGTACGCGGTCGGCGCGGTCCTCACCAAGGGTGCGCTCTGGGCACCCCAGGTGGTCACGCTGCTGGTGCTGCCCCGGTTGGCCCGGCACGACCGCCGGGCCCGCGTGGTGGCGTTGGGACTGATCCTGGCCTGCGGCGCGGTCCTGGTCACGGCCGCCGCCATCGGCGGAGAGACGGCGTTCCAGCTCGCCGGCGGCGCCGACTACCGGCACCTGGCCGGGCTCGCGCCGTTGTTCGCCGCCACCGGAGCCCTCTACGCGGTGGTGTTCATGCTCGTCAACGATCGGGTGGCGACCGTCGCCCGGTGGCCGGCCCTCCCGTTGTGGGTGGCGTCGGCCGTGCTGGCCGTGGCAGCCACACTGATCGCGCCACGCACCGTCACCGGCGTGTTGTCCTGCGCCCTGGCCACCGCAGCCGGGACCGCGCTGGTGATGGGCTGGCTCGTCTTCCGTCGCGGCCCGTTGACCCGGAAGGGAATGGGCGATCACCAGGAGTGA